A genomic stretch from Bacteroidales bacterium includes:
- a CDS encoding hemerythrin domain-containing protein has product MLTHKNIKLSDNLFDIIELNPYVLFVFEHLQLLDKPKNLTVKSFCKEYSLDVELFIALLNVYNGNDNNIILKPEKKHLKTIVPFLKHSHQYYKNEKYPFITNLLDILQLKVNSKEITILKNFFETYKNEVIEHLEYEEKNVFPYIEQLLTKKRYYQNKVSFSIKDYQEHHNDIEEKLSDLKNLLIHHFKVGDFASLKRQIILNLYELQYDLHAHSIIEDKILIPILLTIEANE; this is encoded by the coding sequence ATGTTAACCCATAAAAACATTAAGCTCAGTGATAACCTTTTTGATATCATTGAGCTTAATCCTTATGTTCTATTTGTTTTTGAACATTTACAACTTTTAGATAAGCCCAAAAATTTAACAGTAAAATCATTTTGCAAGGAATACTCATTAGACGTAGAACTATTTATTGCACTGCTAAATGTCTATAACGGCAATGATAACAACATTATACTAAAACCTGAAAAAAAACACCTTAAAACCATTGTTCCTTTTTTAAAACACTCTCATCAATATTATAAAAACGAAAAATATCCATTTATTACCAATCTTCTCGATATTCTTCAACTAAAAGTAAATTCAAAAGAAATAACTATACTGAAAAACTTTTTTGAAACATATAAAAACGAAGTTATTGAACACCTCGAATACGAAGAAAAAAACGTTTTTCCATATATCGAACAATTACTTACAAAAAAAAGATACTATCAAAATAAGGTTTCTTTTTCGATTAAAGATTACCAAGAACATCATAATGATATTGAAGAAAAATTAAGCGATTTAAAAAATTTACTCATTCATCATTTTAAAGTTGGCGACTTTGCTTCACTTAAACGACAAATTATTTTAAACTTATACGAATTACAATACGACTTACATGCTCACTCCATTATAGAAGACAAAATATTAATTCCTATTCTTTTAACCATTGAAGCAAACGAATAA
- a CDS encoding response regulator transcription factor, with protein MTNKWIIAIIEPSEIIVEGISSYWLKSGLSVEIKKYTSLEHFIHKHQTIRHNIVFLNPITIQNIENQWIKFKEKHNELISIAIVYQHFSHDTLSLFTQVFHIDNSFQQLIKFILEQKNTNQTKENKEKLSVREKEILRLLSQGKSIKEIAEKVHLSHHTVLTHRKNISAKTGIKTLAGLTVYAISLGIINIDEMNQ; from the coding sequence ATGACAAACAAATGGATTATTGCCATTATTGAGCCCTCAGAAATTATAGTTGAAGGAATTTCTTCATACTGGTTAAAATCCGGACTTTCAGTCGAAATAAAAAAATATACTTCATTAGAACATTTTATACATAAACATCAAACAATCCGTCACAACATTGTATTTTTAAACCCAATTACAATCCAAAACATAGAAAATCAATGGATAAAGTTCAAAGAAAAACATAATGAATTAATTTCAATTGCAATTGTTTATCAACACTTTTCGCATGACACCTTATCATTATTTACTCAAGTTTTTCATATAGATAATTCATTTCAACAACTCATTAAGTTTATTTTAGAACAAAAAAACACCAATCAGACTAAAGAAAACAAAGAAAAATTATCTGTTCGCGAAAAAGAAATTTTACGTCTTTTATCTCAAGGAAAATCTATAAAAGAAATAGCCGAAAAAGTTCATTTAAGTCATCATACAGTACTTACCCATCGAAAAAACATAAGTGCTAAAACAGGCATTAAAACGCTTGCTGGTTTAACTGTATATGCAATAAG
- a CDS encoding PD40 domain-containing protein, with amino-acid sequence MKTIKYLINLFLFAFLFNNTNAQEVIIKKEDFASKDDYKIAKEYLSKAEEYYVLGRGGMKSALDFYLKVHQYIPNHAMLNYKIGSCYLHSIQKVKCLDYFKKAYSQNPTIQPDIVWLLATGYHLNADFDKAIELYTKYKNQLSPSDLQQKRKEIEKRIQECNNGKELIKNPVRVFIDNLGPNVNTMAPEYSPLISADESMLLFTSRRSDTYGGGSDPEDNLYFEDIYVSYNDGNGWSLAKNVGKPLNTKNNDATVGLSPDGTQLFTFNGKINNGDIYVSKLKGSEWTAPDDSPLKKYINSEFHETSASFSFDGKTMYFVSDREGGFGGHDIWVSQWETEKERWGQPRNIGSVINTEYDEEGVFMHPDGRTLYFSSRGHNTMGGFDVFKSTMNDDGTWSKPENIGYPVNTPDDDLFFVMSGSGKHGYYSSANDNGYGDYDLYMITFRGPEKPPVLHNEDNLLANVAPVGESVVAEKVEIKTMRLTILKGTIKDAMTNAPVEAQIEIVDNTKNEVVSVNTSNSTTGKYLVSLPSGRNYGIAVKAEGYLFHSENFDIPAATGYQEITKDILLNKLAVGQKVVLRNIFFDYGKSSLRAESYPELDRLVKLLTDLPKLRIEISGHTDNKSSLQFNQKLSEARAKAVVDYLISKGISASRLEYKGYAYLQPIATNDTEEGRQQNRRVEFKVLEN; translated from the coding sequence ATGAAAACAATAAAATATTTAATTAACTTATTTTTATTTGCCTTTTTATTTAATAACACGAATGCACAAGAAGTTATCATAAAAAAAGAAGATTTTGCAAGTAAAGACGATTACAAAATTGCTAAAGAATATTTATCTAAAGCCGAAGAATATTATGTCTTAGGACGAGGAGGAATGAAATCTGCTTTAGATTTTTATCTTAAAGTACATCAATATATCCCTAATCATGCTATGCTCAATTACAAAATTGGTTCGTGCTATTTGCATTCCATCCAAAAAGTAAAATGCCTCGATTATTTCAAAAAAGCCTATAGTCAAAATCCCACCATTCAACCCGATATTGTATGGCTATTAGCTACAGGATATCATCTTAATGCTGATTTTGATAAAGCAATAGAACTCTATACAAAATATAAAAATCAATTATCGCCCAGCGACTTACAACAAAAACGCAAAGAAATTGAAAAAAGAATACAAGAATGCAACAATGGTAAAGAACTCATAAAAAACCCTGTTCGTGTATTTATCGATAATTTAGGTCCTAATGTAAATACCATGGCACCCGAATACAGCCCCTTAATTTCAGCAGACGAATCAATGTTACTTTTTACTTCGCGCCGTTCCGACACTTATGGTGGTGGCTCCGATCCAGAAGACAACCTCTATTTTGAAGATATTTATGTATCTTACAACGATGGCAATGGTTGGTCGTTAGCTAAAAATGTAGGCAAACCTTTGAATACCAAGAACAACGATGCTACCGTAGGTTTGTCGCCCGATGGAACACAATTATTTACATTTAATGGTAAAATTAATAATGGTGATATTTATGTATCGAAACTCAAAGGTTCCGAATGGACAGCACCCGACGATAGCCCTTTAAAAAAATACATCAATTCTGAATTTCATGAAACCTCTGCATCTTTTTCGTTCGATGGAAAAACCATGTATTTTGTAAGCGATCGCGAAGGTGGATTTGGTGGACACGATATATGGGTTTCTCAATGGGAAACAGAAAAAGAACGTTGGGGACAACCTCGTAATATAGGCAGTGTTATCAATACCGAATACGACGAAGAAGGTGTTTTTATGCATCCCGACGGACGAACCCTATATTTCAGTTCACGAGGACATAATACCATGGGAGGATTCGATGTATTTAAATCGACGATGAATGATGATGGCACTTGGTCGAAACCTGAAAATATCGGATACCCCGTTAATACGCCCGACGACGACCTCTTTTTTGTAATGAGCGGAAGCGGTAAACATGGTTATTATAGTTCGGCTAATGATAACGGATATGGCGATTACGATTTATACATGATTACTTTTAGAGGTCCCGAAAAACCACCTGTATTACACAACGAAGATAATTTATTAGCCAATGTAGCTCCTGTTGGCGAAAGCGTTGTGGCTGAAAAAGTTGAAATTAAAACCATGCGACTTACTATTCTCAAAGGAACCATAAAAGATGCCATGACAAATGCCCCTGTTGAGGCTCAAATTGAGATTGTAGATAATACTAAAAACGAAGTAGTATCTGTTAATACATCCAATAGTACCACCGGCAAGTACTTAGTATCGTTACCTTCTGGACGAAATTATGGAATCGCTGTTAAAGCAGAAGGATATTTATTCCATTCAGAAAACTTCGATATTCCTGCCGCTACAGGTTACCAAGAAATAACGAAAGACATCCTTTTAAACAAACTTGCAGTAGGACAAAAAGTAGTACTTCGCAACATCTTCTTCGATTATGGTAAATCTTCACTAAGAGCAGAATCATATCCTGAACTTGATCGATTGGTTAAACTATTAACCGACTTACCAAAATTAAGAATAGAAATTAGTGGACATACTGACAACAAATCTTCATTACAATTTAATCAAAAACTTTCGGAGGCACGTGCAAAAGCCGTTGTCGATTACTTAATAAGTAAAGGAATTTCTGCTAGTAGGCTCGAATATAAAGGATATGCATATTTACAACCCATTGCTACCAACGATACCGAAGAAGGACGCCAACAAAACCGTCGTGTAGAATTTAAAGTTTTAGAAAATTAA